CGATCAGCGTCCCCGCCCAGGTCCGGAAGTCCTTGGCGGAGAACCGCTCGCCCATCACTTCCTTGATGTAGTCGTTGATGTGCCGGCGGCGAATGTTGACGACGGCGCCATCCTCTCCGGCGTACTGGAAGAGGTCCTTGCCGGGTAGCTTCTTCAGCTCGCGGACGATGCGCGCGACCCGCCGGTCGCGCAGCTCCTGCACCTGCTCCTTTCCCGCCTTGCCGCGGTACTGGAACCGGACCGTGTCTCCTTTGACGCTCGCGTGCCGGTTCTGCAGCGTGGCGATCCCGAAGCTGCCGTTTTCCTTCGCATAGACCTGGCTTCCCGGACGCATGAAGCAGGTGGAAAGAATGCGAAGGATGCACGCCATTACCTTCTCGCGCGGAAGCCCCGGCAGACGCATTCCCCGATCGATGGCCTTGCGCATCTGCGGCAGCGCGCGGCCGAACGCGACCAGCCTGCCGAACTTCTTCTGTTCGCGAACGCGGACCGCGCCCTCGCTGTAGCGGTATTGCCAGCGACCTTTCTTGTCCTTGCCGACGGCCTGGAGCTTCGCTCTCGGATTGGGGTTGATCGCGACTTCGGTCCACGCCGGCGGCAGGCGCAGCGCGCGCAGACGCGGAAGCTCGCGCTTTGGCGCTCCGGCATAACGAAACCCGCTCTTGAGAGACCCGACCCGCCTGTATCCGCTCCGCTGCAGCAACTCGATCTGTGTCATCCGCCTGCAACATTGCTGCACGGGCCCGGCGGATGCTCGAAGGCTCGCCCGCTCCCCGGATGGGCTTGCTGACCTGGCCCGCGGGGATTGTGCCGCCGCGGCGCGGTGTTTTAGCGCACCGGGAGGCGCTCAGGAGCATCCAAGAAGTCGCCCGGTCCTATTTGCGATGGCAAACTCGGTCGCTGGAAGCGCGTCCGGGCGCTTGATTTTACGTACCGAATCTTGGTAGTTGCAGCGCCCCTTTTCCGGGGGGCTTTGAGGAAGGCTAGGAAGACGTGGCGAACATCGACTTCATCCGCAACATCGGCATCTCCGCCCACATCGATTCGGGCAAGACGACCCTGTCCGAGCGCATCCTCTATTACACGGGGCGCATTCACCAGATCCACGAGGTGAAGGGCAAGGACGCCGTCGGCGCGAAGATGGACTCGATGGACCTGGAGCGCGAGAAGGGGATCACCATCCAGTCCGCTGCCACGTACTGCGAGTGGGATGCCACCGATGGCGCCCGCGAGACGCACAACATCAACATCATCGATACTCCCGGACACGTCGACTTCACCATCGAGGTGGAGCGCGCGCTGCGCGTGCTCGATGGCGCCATCCTCGTGCTCTGCTCGGTGTCCGGCGTGCAGTCGCAGTCGATCACCGTCGACCGGCAGATGCGGCGCTACAAGGTTCCCCGGCTGGCGTTCATCAACAAGATGGACCGCGCGGGCGCGAACGCGTTCCGCGTCACCCAGCAGCTTCGCGAGAAACTGAACCACAACGCGGTGCTGATGGAGCTGCCCATCGGCGCCGAGGACAAGTTCCAGGGCGTCATCGACCTGGTGACGATGAAGGCGCACTACTACGACGGGGAGAACGGCGAGAAGGTCCGCACCGAAGAGATTCCCGCCGAGCTGCTCGAACAGGCGAAGACCATGCGGCATGACCTGATCGCCGCCGCCGCCGAATACGACGACAAACTCACCGAGCTGTTCCTCGAGGACAAGGAGCCCACCGTCGAGGACATCCGCCGCGGCGTGCGCGCCGGCACCCTCCAGCTCAAGCTGACGCCGGTGTTCTGCGGTTCGGCATACAAGAACAAGGGCGTCCAGCACCTGCTCGACGGCATCGTCTACTACCTCCCGAATCCGAAGGAAGTGGTGAACGAGGCGCACGACCAGAGCAAGAACGAAGAGAAGCTGGTGCTCGCCTCCGACCCGGCGAAGCCGTTCGTGGGGCTCGCCTTCAAGCTCGAGGACGGCCGCTACGGACAGCTCACCTACCTGCGCATGTACCAGGGCAAGGTCGCGAAGGGCGACTTCATCGTCAACTCGCGCGACGGCAAGAAGGTGAAGGTGCCCCGCCTGGTCCGCATGCACGCGGACGAGATGCACGACATCGATTCCGCGCAGGCCGGCGACATCATCGCCATGTTCGGCGTGGATTGCGCCTCCGGCGACACGTTCACCGACGGCACGGTCAAGTACACCATGACCTCGATGCACGTTCCGGACGCCGTCATCTCGCTTGCCATCGCCCCCAAGGAAAAGACCGGCGCGGCGAACTTCAGCAAGGCGCTGAATCGCTTCACCCGCGAGGACCCGACGTTCCGCGTCCACCGCGACGAGGAGTCGGCGCAGACCATCGCCTCCGGGATGGGCGAGCTGCACCTCGAGATCTACATGGAGCGCATCAAGCGCGAGTACGCCTGCGAGGTGGTGGTCGGACAGCCGCAGGTGGCGTATCGCGAGGCCATCCAGCAGCGCGGCGAGTTCGCCTACACCCACAAGAAGCAGACCGGCGGCTCCGGCCAGTTCGCCCGGGTCGCCGGGTACATCGAGCCGCTCCCGGACGACGCAGTGGAAGTCTACGAGTTCGTCGACGACGTGGCGGGTGGCGCCATTCCGCGCGAGTTCATTCCCGCCTGCGACAAGGGCTTCAAGGAGGCGATCAAGAAGGGCTCCCTGATCGGCTTCCCGGTGGTCAAGGTCCGCTGCGTGATCAACGACGGGCTCTCGCACGCGGTGGATTCCAGCGAGCAAGCCTTCAAGACCGCGGCGCTGATGGCATTCCGGGAGGCCTACGACAAAGCCAAGCCGGTGATCCTCGAGCCGATCATGAACGTCGAGGTGCAGGCGCCCGAGGAGTTCCAGGGCGCGGTGGTGGGCCAGCTCAACCAGCGGCGCGGCATCATCCAGAACACCGAGACCGTGGAAGGCTACCTGATCGCCAGCGCGCACGTGCCCCTGTCGGAGATGTTCGGATACTCGACGGATCTCCGCTCGGCGACGCAGGGCAAGGGCGAGTACTCGATGGAGTTCGCCAAGTACCAGCCGGTCCCGCGGGCGACCCAGGAGCAGATGATCAAGGAGTTCCGCGAGAAGCAGGCGGCAGCGAAGAAGTAGTTCCAGCGAAATTTCATCGAAGACTTGACGCGCCCCGCCGTCGACACCCGCGGTCGCGCGTCCTTACCTTCCCGTATGCGCGGTCTGCTCGCCGCCGCACTTGTCGCGTCATCGTGCGTTTCCACTGCACGCGCGCCGGGCGGGGCCGCCGCGCCGGATGCCGGATCTAGTGCGCCAGATGGGGGGACGCCTCCGGCGACTCCGGCGGTGCGCGAAGTCGATCCTGATGCTCCTTATCCCGGCAATGCGCCCACGCTGCTCGACGGCGACACCAAGACGCTGCTTGCCGTCTCGCGCGATGGCAGATACGCCGTCGTCTCGAACGACGTTCTCCGCTTTTGCACCAACAACCCACATTCCGGTCCGCCCTGCGACCCCTCGTACGACATCCCTCTCCGGCTGGTCACTGCCGGTGCGGGATCGCTCGCGCTCGGCGTCAGCGGAAGGTCAGCGGAGTTCTCCCGCGACAGCCGCTTCCTCTTCGTCTACGGGTCCAGCGGAAGGTTCATCGCGCATGCCGACGGCACGCGTCTTCGTCCGAATCCGCCGTATTCCTCGGTGGGCAGATGGCTCTACTCATTGCGCGGCGGAGACCTCGTTCGTCAGTCCGATCTGGATGACGACGCGTCCGTGGTGCTCGCAGCGACCGACAATGCTGGCGCGGTCCTGTCGCCGGATGGAGAGTCGATCGCGTACTGCCCTTCATCCGGCTGCTTCCTGCAGTCGCCGATCGGTGCTTTGCCACTGCCAATCCGCTCCGGAACGGTGATGTGGTGGGCGCCGGAAGGCACATGGCTGTTCATCTATCCGTGCACGTACGTCGATCTCCCCGGGAGAACCGCTTCGGTCTGCGATTCCATCGCTCCGCGCACGTGGGCGCAGCGCGCAGGCGACACCATCGCGTTCGTCAGCGCCGGGAGCGCCGGATTGGATGTGCACGTCCGCAATCTCGTCACCTCGACGGAGGTCGTCTTCCCGGCAGCTCCTTCGGCAGGATGGGTCCTGTTATCGCCGGACGCACGGAGAGTCGTGAGCGGCGTCGCCGAGTCCACCGATCCCGCCGGACCGGTGACCTTGTTGGAGGCTCCGTCGAGCGGCGGGCCCTGGACGACGCTCGGCTCCAACGTCGAGCGCTGGTCGATGAGCGCGGACTCGCGGTTCGTCGGGATGGCTCGTTTGCAGGGCCAGCCGCAGATCTCCGTGGATGGCGCTCCCGGAGTCGAGGTTGGCGCGCCTGGCCTCGATCTGAGCGGCGGGCTGGCGCCGATGTTCGAACCCGCCGATGGCTTCGGGAAAGCGGTGTTCTACGAGTGGGACCCCGGCCGCATGGGTCTGCACTCCGTCATCGGAAATGCGGACGGCAGCGGCGACTGGATGCGCCTCCCGAAAGGGGCCGATTGCCTGGAATGGCGCGGCCACACGGCGCTGTGCTGGAACGGCAACTTGTACGCCGTTCGCGGCGAGCAGACGGGCCTGCTGGCGCGCGGCGCCAACGGGTACACGGTGGCTCCGGCGGCAGGAAAGATCTTCTTCGTCGGCCCAGCCGGCCTTTCGTCCGTCGATCTGCCGGGACCCTGACCGGAGAGATCAGACCTCCACCCGCGGCAGGTTCTTCATCGATTTCTCCACCGCTTCCCGCGGGTATTCGAAATCCTCCAGCTTGCCGGCGAAGTACTGGTCGTAGGCGCCCAGATCGAAATGCCCGTGCCCGGAGAGATTGAAGAGGATGACGCGCGACTTCCCTTCCGCGTCTGCCTTCTTCGCCTCGTCGATGGCGGCCTTGATCGCGTGCGAGCTCTCCGGGGCCGGAATGATCCCCTCGGACCTCGAGAACGTCACCGCCGCCTCGAAGCAGGAGCGCTGCGGATACGCCACTGCCTCGATCAGCTTGTCATCGAGCAAGCGTGAAACGAGCGGCGCAGCGCCGTGGTAGCGAAGCCCGCCCGCGTGGATGCCGGGCGGCATGAAGTCGTGTCCGAGCGTGTGCATCTTCATGATCGGAGTCATCCCCACCGTGTCGCCGTAGTCCCAGGTGTACACACCCTTCGTAAGCGACGGGCAGCTCGTGGGCTCCGCCGCGACCAGGCGGACGGCGCGGCCGTTGATCTTGTCCCGAGCGAACGGCAGCGCGATGCCCGAGAAGTTGCTGCCCCCGCCGTGGCAGGCGATGACGACGTCCGGGTACTCCCCTGCAAGCTTCATCTGCTCCTGCGCCTCGAGCCCGATCACCGTCTGGTGCATGCAGACGTGGTTGAGCACGGAGCCGAGCGAGTACTTCGTATCGTCGTGCGTCGCCGCGTCCTCCACCGCCTCGGAGATGGCGATGCCGAGCGATCCGTTCGAGCGCGAGTCCTTCGCCAGGATGCTCCGCCCGGCGACGGTCTTGTCCGTCGGGGATGAGAACACCTTCGCTCCCCAGGCCTGCATCATCGAGCGCCGGTACGGCTTCTGCTC
The genomic region above belongs to Deltaproteobacteria bacterium and contains:
- a CDS encoding TrpB-like pyridoxal phosphate-dependent enzyme, with product MPTRYLLREDQIPRHWYNILAELKTPPAPVLHPQTKKPIGPQDLVPLFPMAIIEQEVSTRREVAIPDEVRSALALWRPTPLFRAERLERAISTRSHIYYKYEGVSPSGSHKPNTAVAQAFYNAKEGVRRLATETGAGQWGSSLAFAGSLFGLEVTVYMVRISYEQKPYRRSMMQAWGAKVFSSPTDKTVAGRSILAKDSRSNGSLGIAISEAVEDAATHDDTKYSLGSVLNHVCMHQTVIGLEAQEQMKLAGEYPDVVIACHGGGSNFSGIALPFARDKINGRAVRLVAAEPTSCPSLTKGVYTWDYGDTVGMTPIMKMHTLGHDFMPPGIHAGGLRYHGAAPLVSRLLDDKLIEAVAYPQRSCFEAAVTFSRSEGIIPAPESSHAIKAAIDEAKKADAEGKSRVILFNLSGHGHFDLGAYDQYFAGKLEDFEYPREAVEKSMKNLPRVEV
- a CDS encoding elongation factor G; its protein translation is MANIDFIRNIGISAHIDSGKTTLSERILYYTGRIHQIHEVKGKDAVGAKMDSMDLEREKGITIQSAATYCEWDATDGARETHNINIIDTPGHVDFTIEVERALRVLDGAILVLCSVSGVQSQSITVDRQMRRYKVPRLAFINKMDRAGANAFRVTQQLREKLNHNAVLMELPIGAEDKFQGVIDLVTMKAHYYDGENGEKVRTEEIPAELLEQAKTMRHDLIAAAAEYDDKLTELFLEDKEPTVEDIRRGVRAGTLQLKLTPVFCGSAYKNKGVQHLLDGIVYYLPNPKEVVNEAHDQSKNEEKLVLASDPAKPFVGLAFKLEDGRYGQLTYLRMYQGKVAKGDFIVNSRDGKKVKVPRLVRMHADEMHDIDSAQAGDIIAMFGVDCASGDTFTDGTVKYTMTSMHVPDAVISLAIAPKEKTGAANFSKALNRFTREDPTFRVHRDEESAQTIASGMGELHLEIYMERIKREYACEVVVGQPQVAYREAIQQRGEFAYTHKKQTGGSGQFARVAGYIEPLPDDAVEVYEFVDDVAGGAIPREFIPACDKGFKEAIKKGSLIGFPVVKVRCVINDGLSHAVDSSEQAFKTAALMAFREAYDKAKPVILEPIMNVEVQAPEEFQGAVVGQLNQRRGIIQNTETVEGYLIASAHVPLSEMFGYSTDLRSATQGKGEYSMEFAKYQPVPRATQEQMIKEFREKQAAAKK
- a CDS encoding DNA topoisomerase IB, which gives rise to MTQIELLQRSGYRRVGSLKSGFRYAGAPKRELPRLRALRLPPAWTEVAINPNPRAKLQAVGKDKKGRWQYRYSEGAVRVREQKKFGRLVAFGRALPQMRKAIDRGMRLPGLPREKVMACILRILSTCFMRPGSQVYAKENGSFGIATLQNRHASVKGDTVRFQYRGKAGKEQVQELRDRRVARIVRELKKLPGKDLFQYAGEDGAVVNIRRRHINDYIKEVMGERFSAKDFRTWAGTLIAACALARLKTEEVEGRTDRRKMVVAAVKETAAQLGNTPAVCKASYIWPSVLRSFENGTVLDTYFKTVDELVEARSHGVEKGLLELLKTGRSALPIPSKRARRRETKISRRMRRSPRARRLARAFTVH